In Rosa chinensis cultivar Old Blush chromosome 1, RchiOBHm-V2, whole genome shotgun sequence, a genomic segment contains:
- the LOC121052418 gene encoding uncharacterized protein LOC121052418 — translation MFRIGFEANKDLPTVKNTMIAGTYYVTKYLGSAALGCKTSVCSLCWLAARKWILIYWLSFSWMPIIAKTNLIMLWVMHIYSRTPEYLLSSIYDHFYDSGDSIHDQIVKLVQQYG, via the exons atgttCAG GATTGGATTTGAAGCAAACAAGGATCTGCCTACTGTGAAAAACACCATGATTGCAGGCACATATTATGTAACTAAGTATCTGGGTTCAGCTGCTTTA GGCTGTAAGACGTCAGTTTGCTCTTTGTGCTGGCTTGCTGCAAGAAAATGGATCCTTATTTACTGGCTATCATTTTCATGGATGCCCATAATAGCAAAGACAAATTTAATCATGCTTTG ggttatgcatatatactCACGCACCCCGGAATACCTTCTGTCTTCTATATATGACCACTTCTATGATTCGGGTGATTCCATTCATGATCAGATTGTGAAACTGGTACAGCAGTATGGCTAG